GCTAAAATACTTCAATGCTTTTGTTTGTTAGTTATTGGTTCTTAATAATTGGATATTGATCCTTCTAAGCCTTAATGCCTTTAACTCCTTAATCCCAGAAAAACATCACTCTATTTCCGGTAAAAAATTAGATAGGCAAACGATTGCGCGGTTTTTGTCTGCAAAAACGCACTGGTTACTTTAATGTGTTTGTTAACTTTATCCCACAGCAAACTACTGTTTAGCTAGTTCAACATATAAACACATAACCAAATCAAACTTTTAATGACACCGCATTATTTTTTTAAAAACTTTAAAATAGTCAGTGCTAAAAATCAACCTAAAAGCGTTGTGTTAGCATTTGCATTTTTTTTAGTTGCCGCTCCGTTTTTTGTTTCTGCCCAGGCAGCTGCTCAGAAAGCCGATCAGGTAGCACAAAAGATTACCAAAGTGCTTAGCGCAACAAAGATTAATACCACTACAATAGAATTATTGCTTTCTGATAACCAGCGTTTAACCTTAGATTTTTATGGCGATCATATTTTCCGCCTTTTCGAGGATCCTACGGGAGGCTTCATTCGCGATCCGGAAGCAAAACCAGAAGCTAAAATTTTAGTAGAAAATCCACGTAAACCTGTTTCAAAATTAGATATTAAAGATGAACATAATCAACTATTCATATCTACAGGTAAAATCACCGTTCTTATCGATAAAAATACTTCGCTGATCAAAATTATCAACCTTGCTACACAGGCGGTGGTTTTAGAAGAATTAGCACCGATTCAATTCGAGAAAGGAAAAGTAACCCTTAGTTTAAAAGAAAATCCACAGGAATATTTTTACGGTGGTGGGGTACAGAATGGCCGTTTCTCACATAAGGGAAGAAATATTTCCATCGAAAACCAAAACTCCTGGACAGATGGGGGGTAGCCTCGCCCACACCTTTTTATTGGTCTACTAATGGTTATGCTGTAATGTGGTATACCTTCAGCAAAGGAAATTACAATTTTGGTGCTAAAGAAAAAGGATTAGTAAAACTGACACACGAAACCGATTATCTGGACGCTTTTTTTATGGTTAATGATGGAGCAGCACCTTTATTGAACGATTTTTACCAATTAACCGGAAATCCGATTTTATTGCCAAAATTTGGTTTCTATCAAGGACATTTAAACGCCTATAACCGCGATTTTTGGAAAGAAGACGAAAAAGGAACCTTGTTTGAAGATGGTAAACGTTACAAAGAAAGTCAGAAAGATAATGGCGGCATAAAAGAATCGCTTAACGGTGAAAAAAACAATTATCAATTTTCAGCGCGTGCCGTGATTGATCGTTATAAAAAACACGATATGCCTTTGGGCTGGGTACTTCCAAATGATGGTTATGGTGCAGGTTATGGCCAAACCGAAACATTAGATGGCAACATTCAAAATCTAAAGAGTTTTGGCGATTATGCTCGTAAAAATGGGGTAGAAATTGGCTTGTGGACACAGTCTGATCTTCATCCGAAACCAGAAGTAAGCCCGTTATTACAGCGCGACATTATTAAGGAAGCCCGGGATGCAGGTGTTAGGGTATTAAAAACCGATGTAGCATGGGTTGGTGCCGGTTATTCGTTTGGGTTAAATGGCGTTGCCGATGTAGCACAGATTATGCCTTATTATGGCAATAACAGTCGTCCGTTCATCATATCATTAGATGGCTGGGCTGGTACACAGCGTTATGCCGGTATTTGGTCAGGTGATCAAACCGGTGGCGTTTGGGAATATATCCGTTTCCATATTCCTACTTATTTAGGCGCTGGTTTATCCGGTCAACCCAATATTACTTCCGATATGGATGGTATTTTTGGCGGTAAAAATCTAACCGTTAATACCCGCGATTTTCAATGGAAAACCTTTACACCAATGGAATTAAATATGGACGGTTGGGGAGCTAACGAAAAATATCCACACGCACTGGGCGAACCTGTAGCTTCGATTAACCGCAATTATTTAAAACTGAAATCGGAGTTGATTCCATATACTTATAGCATAGCCAGAGAAGCAGTTACCGGATTGCCCATTATCAGGGCGATGTTTCTGGAATATCCAAATGCCTATACCAAAGGTATTTCTACACAATATCAATACCTGTACGGACCTTCTTTCTTAGTGGCGCCAATTTATCAGGCAACTAAATCAGACGAAAAAGGTAACGATATCCGTAATGGTATTTATTTGCCGGAGGGAACATGGATTGATTATTTCACCGGAGAAAAATATACTGGAAACAGCATTCTGAATAGTTTTGACTCGCCATTATGGAAACTGCCAGTTTTTGTGAAAAATGGTGCGATTATCCCAATGACGAATCCAAATAACAATGTTGCTGAAATTAATAAAGCAAACCGTATCTATGAATTATATCCTTTTGGAAAAACATCATTTAATGAATATGATGATGACGGCACAACAGAGGCTTATAAATTAGGAAAAGGCGCTTCTACTTTAATTGAATCAGCACTAGATGAGAAGAACAATGCTTTGGTTACCATTCATCCTGCAAAGGGTGATTTTGATGGTTTTGTGAAAGAAAAAACAACTGAATTTGTAATCAACCTTAGCGAAAAACCAAAAAGGTTAACAGCAAAAGTTGGCAGTAATAAAGTGAAATTGACAGAAGTAAGCTCAAAAGACGAGTTTTTAAAACGGTCTGACGTTTATTTCTATGATGCCGCACCAAATTTAAACCGTTTTGCTACAAAAGGAAGCGAGTTTGAAAAAGTGGCAATGGTTAAAAACCCTCAATTGCTGGTTAAACTTCAATCTACCAATATTACCGTTAATCCAATTACACTTAGTATAAACGGATTTAAATTCGAGCCTGTAGATAAACAACGTTTGTTAACAGGGAAATTATCGGCGCCAGTGAATGCTCGGGTAAATGATAAAAACAGAGAAGCTTATACGCTTACTCCAAGCTGGAGTAAAGTGAGCAATGCAGATTTTTATGAGATAGATTTTAACGATATGCATTATACCACCATCCGCGATACCGCTTTATTATTTGATGGCTTATTGGCCGAAACGGCTTACACATTTAAATTGCGTGCTGTAAACAAAGATGGTTTCTCAGATTGGACCGAGATTAAAGCAACAACCAAATCTAATCCGCTTGAATTTGCCATTCAGGGTATAACAGCCGAAACTACTGCCGAAAACCAGGGTGGCTCTGGTATTGCCGATCTATTCGATTTTGATGAAGGCAATATGTGGCACACCAAATGGGGTGCTAAAGCAATTCCGTTTGATATGGTTATAGACCTTAAAACCATTAACCAGCTTGATAAATTCCATTACCTGCCGCGCAATGGAAGGGGAAATGGCAACTTGCTTAAAGGAACTGTATTTTACAGTAACAACAAAGAAAGCTGGACTACAGCAGGCACCTTCGAATGGGCTAACAGTGGTGATGTTAAAATATTCAATTTCAATGGTCACCCGAGTGCCCGTTACATCAAAATTGCTGTCGCCGATGGTGTAGGAGGTTTTGGATCAGGTAGAGAGCTATACGTATTTAAGGTGCCTGGAACGGAAAGTTATCTTCCGGGCGATATCAATAATGACCGTTTAATTGATAAGAACGATTTAACCTCATACATCAATTATACTGGTTTAAGAAAGGGTGATGCCGATTTTGAAGGTTATATCAGCAATGGTGATATCAATAAAAATGACCTGATTGATGCTTACGATGTTTCTGTTGTAGCTACACAGCTTGAAGGAGGGGTAAGTAGCGCTAAAACTGATAAAGTTGCGGGTAAACTAGAAATCAGTACGGCTAAACAAACTTACAACAAAGACGAAATTGTAGAAATTAAAGTAAAAGGAATAAACCTGAAAGCAGTAAATGCTTTAAGTTTTGCGCTGCCATATAATGCACAGGATTATGATTTTGTAAGCGTTCTGCCTTTAAATACGAAACAGATGGATAATTTGACCAACGATCGCCTGCACACCAATGGCGCTAAGGTTTTGTATCCAACCTTTGTAAACGTAGGTAACAAAGATGCTTTAAACGAAACTACGGATCTGTTTATCCTGAAACTAAAAGCAAAACGTAAAGTACAATTTGGACTTAAGGTTAGTGAAGGCCTGTTGGTAGATAAAAATCTTAATTCTGTTAGATTTTAAACAAGTTAATATGAACAACGCGAATGCGGGGCTGATTTTTTATCAGTCTCGCATTTTTTGTTTCTGATGTGCATCTTTTTCGAATAAGAGGCCTTGTGGATTGATATGTTTGGATAAAACAATAGTTTAACAAATTGTATATTTACACCCGCTAAACTAATTTTTTATTCGGCTATCCCCATCGGCTTGCCCCTTATTATGCGATTTATTAAAGCATTTGGTTTTATTGTGCAATTCTGGCTGTTCTTTAACAGCGTTAATGCGCAAGTTGTAGGTAAAACCGCTATTCCAGAACATTATGTGCTTAAAACATATGGTATTAACGATGGCCTTCCATCTAAAAATACAACGGTTGCTTTAAAAGATAAAAGAGGTTTTGTATGGATAGGTACAGAAAATGGGCTTTGTAAGTACGATGGATATTCCTTTAAAGTTTATGTAAATATTGCTGGCGATAGCACCTCTTTAACCAATAACTACATCAATGCTATGGCAGAAGATAGCGATGGGGCCTTTTGGGTGGGAACCATGAATGGTTTAAACAGGTTTGACCCGGTTACTGAAAAATTTGAACGTTTTTACCATAAAGAAAACGACAGAACTTCGCTAAGCAATAACAAAGTATGGTCTATACTGATCGATAAAACAAATAAATTGTGGGTAGGTACCGATGATGGATTTAACCTTTTTAACAAAAAATCGAAGACTTTTAAGGTTTATCAACCTGATGCAAAAAATCAGTATGCCATTAAAGGAAAATCGGTTAATGCTATTGCAGAGGATGCATCTGGTAATTTATGGTTGGGTAATTGGAGTAAGGGACTGAATAAATTCGATCAAAAAACAAAGCGTTTTACCAATTACGTACAAAAGGAAATTGCCAATCAAAAAAATCCAAACGATATCTGGACCCTATGCATTGATCGCGATGGCATGATATGGATTGGATGCTATTGGAAAGGTGATCTGTTCCGCTTTGATCCGAATAGTGAAATGTTTACTACCTACGCAAGCGGAGGGACAGGTAACGCTTCTGTATTTAATGTTTTAAGCTTAGGTGCCGAAAAACTATTGGTAGGTGGCAGCGCTGGAATATTCTGGGTAAACACAAAGCTAAATAAATGGCAAAAAATAGATGAGCTCGAATTTTTTGCCAACGGAGGTTTATACCGCGATAAGACCG
The nucleotide sequence above comes from Pedobacter riviphilus. Encoded proteins:
- a CDS encoding alpha-glucosidase domain-containing protein, which encodes MTPHYFFKNFKIVSAKNQPKSVVLAFAFFLVAAPFFVSAQAAAQKADQVAQKITKVLSATKINTTTIELLLSDNQRLTLDFYGDHIFRLFEDPTGGFIRDPEAKPEAKILVENPRKPVSKLDIKDEHNQLFISTGKITVLIDKNTSLIKIINLATQAVVLEELAPIQFEKGKVTLSLKENPQEYFYGGGVQNGRFSHKGRNISIENQNSWTDGG
- a CDS encoding TIM-barrel domain-containing protein produces the protein MWYTFSKGNYNFGAKEKGLVKLTHETDYLDAFFMVNDGAAPLLNDFYQLTGNPILLPKFGFYQGHLNAYNRDFWKEDEKGTLFEDGKRYKESQKDNGGIKESLNGEKNNYQFSARAVIDRYKKHDMPLGWVLPNDGYGAGYGQTETLDGNIQNLKSFGDYARKNGVEIGLWTQSDLHPKPEVSPLLQRDIIKEARDAGVRVLKTDVAWVGAGYSFGLNGVADVAQIMPYYGNNSRPFIISLDGWAGTQRYAGIWSGDQTGGVWEYIRFHIPTYLGAGLSGQPNITSDMDGIFGGKNLTVNTRDFQWKTFTPMELNMDGWGANEKYPHALGEPVASINRNYLKLKSELIPYTYSIAREAVTGLPIIRAMFLEYPNAYTKGISTQYQYLYGPSFLVAPIYQATKSDEKGNDIRNGIYLPEGTWIDYFTGEKYTGNSILNSFDSPLWKLPVFVKNGAIIPMTNPNNNVAEINKANRIYELYPFGKTSFNEYDDDGTTEAYKLGKGASTLIESALDEKNNALVTIHPAKGDFDGFVKEKTTEFVINLSEKPKRLTAKVGSNKVKLTEVSSKDEFLKRSDVYFYDAAPNLNRFATKGSEFEKVAMVKNPQLLVKLQSTNITVNPITLSINGFKFEPVDKQRLLTGKLSAPVNARVNDKNREAYTLTPSWSKVSNADFYEIDFNDMHYTTIRDTALLFDGLLAETAYTFKLRAVNKDGFSDWTEIKATTKSNPLEFAIQGITAETTAENQGGSGIADLFDFDEGNMWHTKWGAKAIPFDMVIDLKTINQLDKFHYLPRNGRGNGNLLKGTVFYSNNKESWTTAGTFEWANSGDVKIFNFNGHPSARYIKIAVADGVGGFGSGRELYVFKVPGTESYLPGDINNDRLIDKNDLTSYINYTGLRKGDADFEGYISNGDINKNDLIDAYDVSVVATQLEGGVSSAKTDKVAGKLEISTAKQTYNKDEIVEIKVKGINLKAVNALSFALPYNAQDYDFVSVLPLNTKQMDNLTNDRLHTNGAKVLYPTFVNVGNKDALNETTDLFILKLKAKRKVQFGLKVSEGLLVDKNLNSVRF